A segment of the Trifolium pratense cultivar HEN17-A07 linkage group LG7, ARS_RC_1.1, whole genome shotgun sequence genome:
AAGGAAAATCGGTGCAAGTATTAGTTCAGATCTTATAATTGATGATTTCAAGGCACTCAATACgcgtaaattattattttaagataTGTAGTTAAATTTACATATGATCAACTTTTTGTATGCactataattttcataattaatatataaatatattgtaGTTTATTTTAGTGGCCCACCCGAGTTCTTattcctggctccgccactgccTGTGAAGAcaaatctttataaatattgttACTTAATTACAGATTTAATATACTTGCTAAAAAATCATCAACTATCTTGCCTCGACTCAACTCAAATCACgatcctctcaatttttctTCTCCATCCACTCATTGTTTAATTCCaagtgtttttctttcttttatttctctACAGTTTTTTCTTTATCGTTATTAATGTcatagggtgcgtttgatctgctaaaaaacaagggactggacaggacaactctagttgtactgtgtttgattgtaaaactgttttagCGACCGGACAAATTTGGAGGCAAGGGACATcacaaaaacagaattttttgttcctcactaaaccacaacacaactttttgtcccaaGTACAACTTGTCCAAAAtaccaaaatatcattttgttcaccaaatatcatataaaacaaaaaattgttcaatatcaTAAAAATTTGTTCTGTGTTGTTCTACCATgtgttgtgctgttctgtcttgtgTTGTTCTGTCAAGTACTTAGTCTTTAACGGATCAAACGCACCCATAGGGTctgtttgatttgctaaaaaaataagggactggacaggacaactctagttgtactgtgtttgattgtaaaacttgTTCACGAACTGGACAAACTGGAAGACAATGGGCAgaacaaaaacataaatttttgtCCCGCGCTAAATCACAACATaactttttgtccgcagtacaagtTTTCTAAAATAgcaaaatatcattttgttaaCCAAATATCGTacaagacaaaaaattattcaatatcaCGAAAGTTTGTTCTGTGCTGTTCTATTATTTGTTGTGTTGTTCTGTCCTATACTATTTTATCAAGTacttatcttttaacagatcaAACACACCATATCGTAACAGGTTGTTGGTTGTATTACAATATCATCCGCCATTTAACACTTTCAACTTTTAGTCATTCTTATATTCATTGAATGCATTCTttcaattgtttaatttttgttcACAGAATGCATgtgtcaactttttttttttttttgtagtattaatcattaatcacttttttttttctttctttctttttggtacaaattaatcacatttcatctttttttttttataaacaaattaatcacATTTCTTATTATAACCCTAATTAATAATGGGCGTAACATTGAcccatgcatatatatagtacCATGAACAAAGTATTATGAATTTTTGTTAACTAAATATGGGTGTAACTAGAATAAATgtaaatccatttaaatccaacTTCAAAATTATGATTGTAAAATGtcttttaaaagaaattcaaaattcGGTACATTGCTTCAAATATTTCGATACATtgcttcaaatattttaatattgcaaatttactttttataCTAAAATAGTCTCTTTTTATACTAAAATAGTCTCTTAAAATTCTCAATTCAATACATTTTCCTAAAACTAATTTTTACCCTATCATCGGTAGTAATTACATGCGTTGAACAATcatcaaataaattttattttatttcatagaattttaaattattaagaaCACTTGCCTTCTACAAATAAAGGgatactttttcaaaaaaataaaatttattaatgttTATATAATAGTATTAATCAAAGATTACATGGacttaaaaaaagtaaaaatttgcttataaataaaatttaaagagtACTCCttccggtcactattataaaaaaaaaatactttttagatttattaaaaaattagtgtATCTAACCTATGTTATGAACCAGATACATCTGATTtccaataaacctaaaaagtaattttttgcttataatagttaTAGGATGCATGCACCAACACACCTTAAGTTGTCTATAAAAACAGAACACAACCACCCCAACGTCTCAAACCAGAATCACATGCAAACAGAGTGAACTTAATTGAAGTATTTACTTCCAAGTTATCTATCTATCTCTTGCctaaaaattagaagaaaatgGGAAAGCATTGTTCTAATTCTAATGATTCCAGCACAGTCACAATCCTCTCAAAATGCACAGTTATCCCTCACCAAAAATCAACCCTTGATAACCTCAAACTCTCAATCTCAGACCTCAACATGCTCTGTTGCCATTACATCCAAAAAGGCTGTCTCTTCACAGCACCATCTCCCCCCTCTGAAAAACTCATTCCCCATCTCATAAATTCCCTCTCTAAAACCCTCTCAATCTTCCCCCCTCTCGCCGGCCGTTTCGTAACCGACTCCAACGGTTACATCTACATAACATGCAACGACGCCGGTGTCGATTTCATCCATGCAACTGCAACTCAATTCACCATCACCGACCTTTTATCACCACCTGATGTTCATCAAGCATTCAAAGAATTTTTCCCTTTCCACCGAAAAATCAACCACACTGCTCATTTCTCGCCGATTTTGGCTGTTCAGGTAACTTCCCTCGCCGATGGAATTTTCATCGGCGTCGCCGTCAGCCACGCTGTCACCGATGGTTCCACACTCTGGAATTTCTTCAATACGTTCGCTGATGTTTCCAGAGGAGTCACAGATTTCCTTCGGCTCCCGGATTTCCGCCGGGAATCAATTCTGATGTCCAAAATCGCTGTCCAGTTACCGGAAGGTGAAATCAAGGTATCGTTCGACGCCGATGCGCCGTTACGGGAGAGAATTTTCAGCTTCACTCGAGAATCAATTCAGAAACTTAAAGACACAGTGAACTACCACCGTGTTTCGCGGAGGGAAGATTGCGTGATTGAGATGATATCGAAGTTCAGAAACGATGCAACGGTTACGTTTCCGGTAACCGTCGAAACGACAGAGATTTCGTCGTTTCAGTCACTCTGCGCGCTGATGTGGCGATGCGTGACACGTGCTAGGAAACTTGAGGGTTCTAAAACGACAACGTTTAGAATGGCTGTGAATATTCGTAGCCGTTTGGAGCCAAAATTACCACAGTATTATTTTGGGAACGCGATTCAAAGCATTGCCACGTATGCATCAGCGCGTGACGTGGTTGATAACGATCTTACGTGGTGTGCGGAGCAGCTGAATAAGAGTGTGAAAGAGTATGATAATGCTACGGTGAGGCGTGTAGCAGGGAATTGGGACCTTGAGCCGAAGTGTTTTCCGATGGGGAATCATGATGGTGGGACATTGCAGATGGGTAGTTCGCATAGGTTTCCGATGTATGAGAATGATTTTGGATGGGGGAAACCGTTGGCGGTGAGGAGCGGTGGAGCTAATAAGTTTGATGGGAAGATGTCGGCCTTTCCGGGGAGGAAAGGTGGTGGAGCTGTTGATTTGGAGGTGGTTTTGTCGCCTGAAACGATGGCGCATCTTGAGTCTGATTCCGAGTTTATGCTTTACACTTGTTAGCAGTGACATCTATCTTAATTTTGAAAGTGTATGATTGTCCCCTGCTTTGTcgacttgttttttttt
Coding sequences within it:
- the LOC123898200 gene encoding uncharacterized acetyltransferase At3g50280-like, which translates into the protein MGKHCSNSNDSSTVTILSKCTVIPHQKSTLDNLKLSISDLNMLCCHYIQKGCLFTAPSPPSEKLIPHLINSLSKTLSIFPPLAGRFVTDSNGYIYITCNDAGVDFIHATATQFTITDLLSPPDVHQAFKEFFPFHRKINHTAHFSPILAVQVTSLADGIFIGVAVSHAVTDGSTLWNFFNTFADVSRGVTDFLRLPDFRRESILMSKIAVQLPEGEIKVSFDADAPLRERIFSFTRESIQKLKDTVNYHRVSRREDCVIEMISKFRNDATVTFPVTVETTEISSFQSLCALMWRCVTRARKLEGSKTTTFRMAVNIRSRLEPKLPQYYFGNAIQSIATYASARDVVDNDLTWCAEQLNKSVKEYDNATVRRVAGNWDLEPKCFPMGNHDGGTLQMGSSHRFPMYENDFGWGKPLAVRSGGANKFDGKMSAFPGRKGGGAVDLEVVLSPETMAHLESDSEFMLYTC